The Mycobacteriales bacterium sequence GGGCACCTCGTCGACCATCCGCTGGCGCTTGTCCCGGATGGTCCCGGTGGCCCGGCGGATGTTGGCCCGCAGCTGCGGGTCGGCGAGCGCCCGGCGGGCCGCAGCGGGGAACGGCTCCTGCTCGCGCAGCATGCCCACCCCGCGAGGAGCCCGCACGAGCGGCATGCCGAGGTGGACGGTGGTCATGCGGGCTGCTCGGTCGCGGCCAGGATCTCGGCCAGGTGGACGGTGCGCGTGCCGGACCGCAGCCGGGCGAGCCCCCCGCCGATGTGCATGAGGCAGGACGAGTCCCCGGCCGTGCAGGCCTCGGCACCGGTGGACAGCACGTGCCGCATCTTGTCGGCCAGCATGGCGGTGGAGGTGTCGGCGTTCTTGAGGGCGAAGGTACCGCCGAAGCCGCAGCACTGGTCGGCCTCCGGCAGCTCGACCAGGTCCAGGCCGCGCACGTGACGCAGCAGCCGCAGGAGCTTGTCGCCGACGCGCAGCAGCCGCAGCGAGTGGCAGGTCGGGTGGTAGGTGACGCGGTGCGGGTAGGCCGCCCCGACGTCCTCGACACCGAGCACGTCGACCAGCAGCTCGGACAGCTCGTAGATCCGCCCGGCCACCGCTTCCGCCCGCGCGGCCAGCCGGTCGTCACCTGCCCTGCGGGCCACCATGGCGTGCTGGTGACGGACGCTGCCGACACAGGACCCGGACGGCGCGACCACCACGTCGTACGGCTCGAAGACCTCCACGTGGTGACGCACCAGGGGCAGCGCGTCGCGCTGGTAACCGCTGTTGACGTGCATCTGCCCGCAGCAGGTCTGCCGGTCGGGAAAGACCACCTCGTGACCGAGCCGCTCGAGCAGCGTGACGGTGGCCCGTCCGACGTCGGGGTAGAGCGTGTCGACCAGGCAGGTGACCAACAGCGCGATCCTCACTCGCTGCTCCTCCCGCTGCGGCGGCCCCTCCGGTGCTGGCACGGTAACGCGGTACGACGCGCGCACGCGGCCGGGCCGGTCCCGCGGCGCACGAGCGTTCAGACGGTGACCTTCGCGCGCAGGTCCTCGTACTTCGCCTCGCCGATGCCGGTCACCTCACGCAGCTGGTCGACGCTGGCGTAGCGGCCGTTCTGGGTGCGCCAGTCGACGATGCGCTGGGCCAGCACCGGGCCGATGCCGGGCAGCGCGTCGAGATCGGAGGCGCTCGCCGCGTTGAGGTCGAGCAGGGCCCCGGCGGCGGCACCGCCCCCACCAGGAGGCGCGGCACCCGGGGGCGGCTCGACGCCGACCAGCACCTGCTCACCGTCGACCAACCTGCGGGCGAGGTTCAGCAGCCCGGCGTCGGAACCGGGCACGACGCCACCCGCCGCCCGTACCGCGTCGTCGACGCGACTACCGACCGGCAGCCGCACCAGCCCCGGCGAGCGGACCTTGCCCGCCACCGCGACCACCACCTCGCCATCCGGGTGGGCCGACGGCTCGACCGAGGTGCCCGGCAGCGGCACGCCGGCCGCCTCGACCACCGGCACGACCACCTCCTGCGGCCGCCCGCGCAGCACCACCGCTCCCGCCCCCGACGCCGCCAGCAGCGCCACGAGCAGCAGCGCCACGGTCCCGCGGCGGCCCGGGTCCAGCCGCCAGCGAGGGCCGTCGAGCAGGTGGGCCCCGGGAGGACGGGCCGCCCAGGACCGCTCGCCGCCGTCGAGCTGCTCGTCGGGCAGGTCGCCGGCCGGGTCCAGCTCGCGCAGGTCCCCGGCCGGGTCCGTGTCACGCAGGTCCCCGGCCGGGTCCGGAACGACGTCGTCCCCCTCGTCCGGAGGCAGCCAACCCCGATCGGTCTCGGGCAGCAGCGCTGCCACCCGGGCGGCAGCGGCCGAGCCGTCGGGGCGAGAGCGCAGCAGCACGTCCGGGACGGTAGGCAGCCCGGCGCCCCGACAGCCGCGGCCCGACCCATCTGTGGAGGACCGTGGGCCTGTGGATCAGGGCTCGACCCGGGGCACCCGGCGCGACTCGAGCCGGCGACGGACGTTCGGCTGGTGGCGGACCAGGATGATGGCGGCCAGCCCCGCAGCCCACAGCACGTCCACCCGGACGACCACCGCCACCAGCAGAACGGCCAAGGCGGCGCACACCGACGCCAGAGTCATCCAGCGGGAGGCGGCCAGCACGACCACCCAGACCAGCAGCACGACCGGCGCCCAGAGTGGATGCGAGCCGAGGATCGCGCCGGCCGCCGTCGCCACGCCTCTGCCGCCGCGCCCGCGCAGGAACGGCGAGGTCACGTGACCCAGCACCGCCGCCAGACCCGCGATCAGTCCCGCCCGGTGGTCGATCGCCCCGAATCCCGCCGCGGGCAACGCACCCTTGGCCACGTCGAGCAGCGCGACGACCATCCCCGTACGCCGTCCCAGGGCACGGCCGGCGTTGGTGGCGCCCGGGTTGCCGGAGCCGACGCTACGCAGGTCGACGCCGCGCCGGCTGGCGAGCAGGGTGGCAGGGGACACCGCCCCGACGGCGTAGCCGACGAGCAGCGCCAGGACCTCGGTGCCGCTCATCGGCGCGCGACGACCACTCCGAGCAGACCCGGCCCGACATGCGCCCCGACGACAGCGCCGACCTGCGAGACGTGGAGCTCGCCGACCTGCGGGATCCGCGCACGCAGGCGATCGGCCAGTGCTGCCGCCTTGTCGGCCGCAGCCAGGTGGTGCACCGCCAGGTCGACCGGTCCAGGACCGGCTCGTCCGACCGCGAGCTCCTCGAGCCGCGCCAGCGCCTTCGACGCCGTACGCACCTTCTCCAGCGGCGCGATCCGGCCGCCACTGACATGCAGCAGCGGCTTCACCGACAGCGCGGTCCCCAGCAGCGCCGCCGCCGCACCGATCCGGCCGCCCCGCCGCAGGTGCTCGAGAGTGTCCACGTAGAACAGCGTGTCGGTCCTGCCGGCGGTCCTGCGCGCGCTCGCCTCGACCTCGTCGACACCGGCGCCCCCCTGGGCCGCGCGAGCGGCGGCCAGCACCGAGAAGCCCAGCCCCATCGCGATGGACAGGCTGTCGACGACCCGTACCTCGATCCCCTCCGGCGCCACCTCGGCCGCGGCCACCGCCGCCGCGTCACAGGTCCCCGACAGCTCGGCGGACAGGTGCACCGACACCACACAGGCGGAGCCGGCGGCACGGTAGGCCGTCGCGAACTCGCCCGGCGTCGGCCGTGACGTCGACACCTGCAGCCGCCGCTCGGCCAGCGCCGAGGCGACGTCGCCGGGCGAGACCTGATCCCCCTCCGTACCGGTACGGCTGCCGAGCACGACGTGCAGCGGCACCACCCCGACGTCGTACTCCTCGGCCACGCCCTCCGGCAGGTAGGCCGTGCTGTCGGTGACCACCGCGACCGTGCTCATGAAGCGCAGGCTAGAGGCCGCGCGCAGGCTCCGGCGGCAGGGTCAGCTCGGCACCACGTTGACCAGCCTCGGCGCCCGCACGATCACCGTGCGGACCTCCCGGCCCTCGAGCGCCTTGACGACGCCGTCGGACGCGAGCGCCAGCGCGCGCAGGTCGTCCTCGGAGATGTCCGGCGCGACCTCCAGCCGGTCGCGCAGCTTGCCGGCGACCTGCACGACACAGGTCACGGACTGCTCGACCAGCAGCACCGGGTCGGCGGTCGGCCAGCGGGAGTCGTGCACCGAGTCCCCCGCCTCCACGTCGTGCCCCAGCCGCGACCACACCTCCTCGGCGGTGTAGGGCGCGAAGCAGCCGAGCATCACCGCGAGCGCCTCGGCACCGTCCCGCAGCGAGGCCACGGCCGGCGTCGGCGTATCCGCCGCCTTGCGCAGCGCGTTGGTCAGCTCCATCAGCCGGGCGATGCAGACGTTGAGCCGCTGCGCCTCCACGAGCCGGGTCACCTCGTCGACGGTCCGGGCCACCACCCGGTCGACCGCCTCGTCGCGACCGCCGCCGCTCAGCAGCGCCACGTCCTCGGCGAGCCGCGCCACCCGGGCCAGGTACTTCACCGAGCCGGACGGCGACACGTCGGCCCAGTCGATGTCGTCCTCCGGCGGGCCGGCGAACACGACCGTCAGGCGCACCGCGTCCACGCCGTACGTCGTCAGCTCCTGGCCCAGGTCGACACCGTTGCCGAGCGACTTGCTCATGGCCTTGCCCTGGTTGATGACCTGCCCCTGGTTCATCAGCGCAGCGAACGGCTCCACGCCGTCGACCATGCCCATGTCGTGCAGCACCTTCATGAAGAAGCGGCTGTAGAGCAGGTGCAGGATCGCGTGCTCGACCCCGCCGACGTACTGCGCGACCGGCATCCACTCGCGCACGGCCGCCGGGTCGAATGGGCCGTCCTGGTGATCCGGTGAGCAGTAGCGCAGGTAGTACCAGGAGGAGTCGACGAAGGTGTCCATCGTGTCGGTGTCACGCCGGGCCGCACCGCCGCACGACGGGCACGGCACGTTCACCCACTCCTCGGCCGCCCCCAATGGCGAGGTGCCGGCCGGCTTGAGCGCCGCGCCGCGCAGGTCGGGAAGCCGCACCGGCAGCTGGTCGTCCGGCACCGGCACCTCGCCGCACGCCTGGCAGTGCACGATCGGGATCGGCGTCCCCCAGAACCGCTGCCGCGACAGCAGCCAGTCGCGCAGCCGGTAGTTGACGGCTCCCCTGCCACCGCCGCGCGCCTCGAGGTCGGCGACGATCCGCGCGATCGCCTCGTCCTTGCGCAGCCCGTCGTACGGGCCGCTGTTCACCAGCACGCCGTCACCCACGGTCGCGACTCCGGTCGCAGCCGGATCCGCGTCGCCGGTGTCGACGACGACCCGCACCGGCAGCCCGAAGGCGCGGGCGAAGTCGAGGTCGCGCTGGTCGTGTGCAGGCACCGCCATGATGGCGCCGGTGCCGTAGTCGGCCAGCACGTAGTCCGCCGCGTACACCGGGATCTGCTCGCCGGTCACCGGGTTCAGGGCGGTCACACCGA is a genomic window containing:
- a CDS encoding ComEA family DNA-binding protein, with product MLLRSRPDGSAAAARVAALLPETDRGWLPPDEGDDVVPDPAGDLRDTDPAGDLRELDPAGDLPDEQLDGGERSWAARPPGAHLLDGPRWRLDPGRRGTVALLLVALLAASGAGAVVLRGRPQEVVVPVVEAAGVPLPGTSVEPSAHPDGEVVVAVAGKVRSPGLVRLPVGSRVDDAVRAAGGVVPGSDAGLLNLARRLVDGEQVLVGVEPPPGAAPPGGGGAAAGALLDLNAASASDLDALPGIGPVLAQRIVDWRTQNGRYASVDQLREVTGIGEAKYEDLRAKVTV
- a CDS encoding DegV family protein, whose translation is MSTVAVVTDSTAYLPEGVAEEYDVGVVPLHVVLGSRTGTEGDQVSPGDVASALAERRLQVSTSRPTPGEFATAYRAAGSACVVSVHLSAELSGTCDAAAVAAAEVAPEGIEVRVVDSLSIAMGLGFSVLAAARAAQGGAGVDEVEASARRTAGRTDTLFYVDTLEHLRRGGRIGAAAALLGTALSVKPLLHVSGGRIAPLEKVRTASKALARLEELAVGRAGPGPVDLAVHHLAAADKAAALADRLRARIPQVGELHVSQVGAVVGAHVGPGLLGVVVARR
- a CDS encoding (Fe-S)-binding protein — protein: MRIALLVTCLVDTLYPDVGRATVTLLERLGHEVVFPDRQTCCGQMHVNSGYQRDALPLVRHHVEVFEPYDVVVAPSGSCVGSVRHQHAMVARRAGDDRLAARAEAVAGRIYELSELLVDVLGVEDVGAAYPHRVTYHPTCHSLRLLRVGDKLLRLLRHVRGLDLVELPEADQCCGFGGTFALKNADTSTAMLADKMRHVLSTGAEACTAGDSSCLMHIGGGLARLRSGTRTVHLAEILAATEQPA
- the leuS gene encoding leucine--tRNA ligase, whose product is MTTETAPERQAYDPHAVQDRWLPVWDRLDLYRAGRMAEKAGTAAPKKYVLDMFPYPSGDLHMGHAEAYGLCDVLARYWMRRGFDVLHPIGWDSFGLPAENAAIKRDEHPATYTYGNIETQAASFRRYAISFDWSRRLHTSDPEYYRWTQWLFLRFRERGLAYRKSSAVNWCPVDQTVLANEQVVQGACERCGAQVTKRELTQWFFKVTEYADRLLADMESLRGSWPERVLLMQKNWIGRSQGAHVEFLVGRADREGAAGDTSVTVFTTRPDTLYGATFFVVAADAPLALELCAPAQREALEAYREQVRTLSDIDRQSTDRPKTGVDLGVTALNPVTGEQIPVYAADYVLADYGTGAIMAVPAHDQRDLDFARAFGLPVRVVVDTGDADPAATGVATVGDGVLVNSGPYDGLRKDEAIARIVADLEARGGGRGAVNYRLRDWLLSRQRFWGTPIPIVHCQACGEVPVPDDQLPVRLPDLRGAALKPAGTSPLGAAEEWVNVPCPSCGGAARRDTDTMDTFVDSSWYYLRYCSPDHQDGPFDPAAVREWMPVAQYVGGVEHAILHLLYSRFFMKVLHDMGMVDGVEPFAALMNQGQVINQGKAMSKSLGNGVDLGQELTTYGVDAVRLTVVFAGPPEDDIDWADVSPSGSVKYLARVARLAEDVALLSGGGRDEAVDRVVARTVDEVTRLVEAQRLNVCIARLMELTNALRKAADTPTPAVASLRDGAEALAVMLGCFAPYTAEEVWSRLGHDVEAGDSVHDSRWPTADPVLLVEQSVTCVVQVAGKLRDRLEVAPDISEDDLRALALASDGVVKALEGREVRTVIVRAPRLVNVVPS
- a CDS encoding glycerol-3-phosphate acyltransferase, translating into MSGTEVLALLVGYAVGAVSPATLLASRRGVDLRSVGSGNPGATNAGRALGRRTGMVVALLDVAKGALPAAGFGAIDHRAGLIAGLAAVLGHVTSPFLRGRGGRGVATAAGAILGSHPLWAPVVLLVWVVVLAASRWMTLASVCAALAVLLVAVVVRVDVLWAAGLAAIILVRHQPNVRRRLESRRVPRVEP